One stretch of Halobacillus litoralis DNA includes these proteins:
- a CDS encoding YiiX/YebB-like N1pC/P60 family cysteine hydrolase, whose amino-acid sequence MKKLFLFVSTVFLALIIKPKKIVAPLIQEQTHLYPGTSKSITPGDLLFSPIGRRESRFIGHVGIVTKDNKVIHSIPSGVIQDQMEAYFNKFSYIRIYSAIDSKSGEAAADYAAKLQKEHPRADYKLWTPISSLYEEQYCTKIVWQSYHFGAGINLGKISPHARSVHPQRLKDQRFLYEK is encoded by the coding sequence ATGAAGAAGTTGTTTCTTTTCGTGAGTACTGTATTTTTGGCCTTAATTATAAAGCCTAAGAAAATAGTTGCACCATTGATACAAGAACAGACTCATCTGTATCCAGGTACAAGCAAATCCATTACACCTGGGGACCTACTGTTTTCTCCGATCGGAAGAAGAGAATCGCGATTTATAGGTCATGTAGGAATTGTAACAAAAGATAATAAAGTCATTCATTCCATTCCTTCAGGAGTCATACAAGATCAAATGGAAGCTTATTTCAACAAATTCAGCTATATACGCATCTATTCAGCCATTGATTCAAAATCTGGAGAGGCTGCTGCTGATTATGCGGCAAAGCTTCAAAAAGAGCACCCTCGGGCCGACTATAAGTTATGGACACCTATAAGCAGTCTCTACGAGGAACAATATTGTACAAAAATCGTATGGCAATCTTATCATTTTGGTGCAGGTATTAATTTAGGAAAGATTTCACCTCATGCAAGATCTGTCCACCCTCAGCGGTTAAAAGATCAAAGATTCCTATATGAAAAATAA
- a CDS encoding potassium channel family protein has protein sequence MEYRKIVVSIILLHIIILLGIFGYMFFENLAFFDSLWLTIVSVLTIGYGDISPESTGGKLLTLVLIPSAIGLTTYMLAQLAGAIIGGKLSSEVRKRRMSLKIQDLHQHIILCGYGRVGQQVFQQLRHENQPLVVIESDESVIDQLPEGALYVKGNATEDRVLIQAGVDRAKGMIVTLPDDADNVFITLTVKGRNPALYTVVRAERDFSEEKLYRAGADKVINTSNIGGKRMATAITKPVSVEYVETILHDPLNDYNIEEIHITNTSSLLNQTLKESDIRRIYGVNIVAIKRKDIIISNPEGDETFQENDLLIVFATPEQLKRFEKVATD, from the coding sequence ATGGAATACCGAAAAATTGTTGTTTCGATCATCCTCTTACATATTATTATATTGCTAGGGATATTCGGGTACATGTTCTTTGAAAATCTGGCATTTTTTGATTCTTTATGGTTAACCATTGTATCCGTTTTAACGATCGGTTATGGAGATATTTCGCCTGAATCAACAGGAGGGAAGCTCCTTACCTTAGTTTTAATTCCAAGTGCCATTGGTCTTACGACTTACATGTTAGCTCAACTGGCAGGTGCCATTATAGGCGGTAAACTATCTAGCGAAGTGAGGAAGAGAAGAATGTCATTAAAGATACAAGATCTTCACCAGCATATTATCTTGTGTGGTTACGGCCGGGTGGGCCAGCAAGTATTTCAACAATTACGGCATGAGAATCAACCATTGGTCGTTATTGAGAGTGATGAAAGTGTCATAGACCAGTTACCTGAAGGTGCTTTATACGTGAAAGGAAACGCCACGGAGGATCGTGTATTGATTCAGGCGGGAGTTGACAGGGCAAAAGGGATGATTGTTACTCTGCCTGATGATGCTGATAATGTTTTTATAACTTTGACGGTAAAAGGGAGGAATCCCGCTCTTTATACAGTCGTTAGAGCAGAAAGGGACTTTTCTGAAGAAAAGCTTTATCGAGCAGGAGCCGATAAAGTGATTAACACCTCCAATATAGGAGGAAAACGTATGGCAACTGCAATTACAAAACCGGTAAGCGTTGAATATGTTGAAACGATTCTCCACGATCCCTTAAATGATTACAACATCGAAGAAATTCACATTACTAATACATCATCTTTATTGAATCAAACATTAAAAGAATCTGATATAAGAAGAATATACGGAGTCAATATCGTGGCGATTAAACGGAAAGACATAATTATAAGTAACCCTGAAGGAGACGAAACGTTTCAAGAAAATGATTTGTTGATTGTTTTCGCAACTCCTGAACAATTGAAGCGTTTTGAAAAAGTAGCTACTGATTAA
- a CDS encoding exonuclease domain-containing protein, which yields MNFVALDFETANSSRDSVCSIGMVEYEQGSIKREYYRLVKPKKNYFAPINIRVHGITKGDVINAEEFDVLWEREIKSWLEGKFIVAHNAQFDMGVLRAVLDQYNLSYPMLAYNCTVNISKKTWQLPKYNLSIVSDHLGFSFSHHHALEDAKASAHILMSAKEELGATDAKDLVNKTGTTNGMMFDGGYEPARINKRKRAKRAHPSSYVAATKQFDPSHPFYNAAVVFTGKLREMKRDEASQKVVDLGGNLHNTIESNTSFVVVGEQTFEGYKNGIKTSKLERAETLLS from the coding sequence ATGAATTTTGTAGCTCTTGATTTTGAAACAGCTAATTCCTCAAGAGATTCTGTTTGTTCCATAGGTATGGTGGAATATGAACAGGGCTCTATTAAAAGAGAATACTACAGGTTAGTGAAACCTAAGAAAAATTATTTTGCTCCCATAAATATAAGAGTGCATGGAATAACAAAAGGTGATGTTATTAATGCAGAGGAGTTTGATGTATTATGGGAACGCGAGATTAAATCTTGGTTAGAAGGAAAATTTATCGTAGCTCATAACGCTCAGTTTGATATGGGGGTGTTACGTGCGGTTTTAGACCAATACAACCTCAGCTATCCAATGCTTGCGTATAACTGCACCGTCAATATATCCAAGAAAACGTGGCAGCTTCCGAAATACAACTTGAGTATCGTCTCTGACCATCTAGGGTTTTCATTCAGTCACCACCATGCATTAGAGGATGCTAAGGCTTCTGCTCATATTCTTATGTCAGCAAAAGAAGAGCTTGGAGCGACTGATGCTAAGGATCTTGTAAACAAAACAGGTACAACAAATGGAATGATGTTCGATGGGGGATATGAACCTGCGAGAATTAATAAAAGGAAGCGTGCCAAGAGAGCTCATCCTTCTTCCTATGTAGCAGCAACCAAACAGTTTGATCCCTCGCATCCTTTTTATAACGCTGCGGTGGTGTTTACAGGGAAGTTACGAGAAATGAAAAGGGATGAAGCCAGTCAAAAAGTCGTTGATTTAGGTGGTAACCTTCACAACACGATTGAATCTAATACAAGTTTTGTAGTCGTCGGCGAACAAACGTTCGAAGGGTATAAAAATGGCATAAAAACGAGTAAACTTGAAAGAGCAGAAACACTGCTTAGCTAG
- a CDS encoding nitroreductase family protein, with product MEQTKTELAKIIRERRSVKSGYLDKEVPTELITELLDDARWAPTHGLREPWRFIFIPSHEKEEFVESLVQTFPRDMQENRRNYFSQPAAFLIAIMDEDPRQKQWEENFGAISSMLQNFQLLAWERELGVCWKTNPQIHEPKVRELLGVQPGEKIVGFIHMGFFEQQPKQKKRTPIEAKLTVYKN from the coding sequence ATGGAACAAACAAAAACAGAATTAGCAAAAATCATTCGTGAACGTCGCTCCGTGAAGAGTGGATATTTAGATAAAGAAGTACCAACTGAACTTATTACCGAATTGTTAGATGACGCAAGATGGGCACCCACACACGGTTTACGAGAACCATGGAGATTCATTTTCATTCCTTCTCATGAAAAAGAAGAATTCGTGGAATCCCTTGTACAAACATTTCCTCGTGACATGCAGGAAAACCGCAGAAACTATTTCAGCCAACCGGCCGCTTTTCTTATAGCGATTATGGATGAAGATCCTCGTCAAAAACAGTGGGAGGAAAACTTTGGTGCGATCAGCAGCATGCTTCAAAATTTCCAGCTATTAGCCTGGGAGCGTGAATTAGGTGTATGTTGGAAAACCAACCCACAAATTCATGAGCCAAAAGTGCGTGAACTCTTAGGTGTTCAACCTGGAGAAAAAATTGTAGGTTTTATCCATATGGGCTTCTTCGAGCAACAGCCAAAGCAGAAAAAACGAACACCAATTGAAGCAAAATTGACAGTTTATAAAAATTAA
- the msrB gene encoding peptide-methionine (R)-S-oxide reductase MsrB translates to MNKMTAVAISILLLLSVGVLFFFNKNSGASTTNDSEDGKRVEVYKGEVVEYSEEDLKSKLTDIQYEVTQQDGTEKAFDNAYWDNKKEGIYVDILSGEPLFSSTDKYKSGTGWPSFTKPITERNITTKDDPGIFGMRTEVRSKHGDNHLGHVFEDGPEPTGLRYCMNSAAMEFVPKEEMKKRGYDEFLHLFKEEG, encoded by the coding sequence ATGAATAAGATGACAGCAGTTGCCATCAGCATTCTTTTACTATTGAGTGTCGGAGTCCTTTTCTTTTTCAATAAAAACTCTGGAGCTTCTACAACCAACGACTCTGAAGATGGGAAGAGAGTAGAGGTATATAAAGGTGAAGTTGTTGAATATTCTGAGGAAGACTTAAAAAGCAAGCTTACGGATATCCAATATGAAGTAACCCAGCAAGACGGAACAGAAAAAGCTTTTGATAACGCCTACTGGGACAATAAGAAAGAAGGCATTTATGTAGATATTCTCTCAGGAGAGCCTTTATTCAGCTCGACAGATAAATATAAATCAGGTACAGGCTGGCCTAGCTTCACGAAACCAATCACCGAGAGAAACATCACAACAAAGGATGATCCAGGGATTTTCGGGATGAGAACGGAAGTAAGAAGCAAGCATGGAGATAATCATCTTGGGCATGTGTTTGAAGACGGACCAGAACCAACAGGATTGAGATACTGCATGAATAGTGCAGCCATGGAGTTTGTCCCTAAGGAAGAGATGAAAAAGCGTGGATATGATGAGTTTTTACATTTGTTCAAAGAAGAAGGGTGA
- a CDS encoding YjcZ family sporulation protein, with translation MSKGYGGGFALIVVLFILLIIVGASWWY, from the coding sequence ATGAGTAAAGGATATGGTGGAGGCTTTGCGCTAATCGTTGTTTTGTTTATTCTCCTAATTATTGTAGGAGCTTCTTGGTGGTATTAA
- a CDS encoding YusW family protein, which translates to MKILTSVLTIALIAISGCAAGNNGEEMMDYEQQPLSTTPPTDSLNDMNYETNEKVDKARKALPFQQFVLEIDYVDTLSYEIQYVSDESQTRAVIHEIGEEKISGEKALNQLTPHFMELSFDEDSSEQEVIEDVLQVFGLDETYKEFTLRVVYSNGIEAEYED; encoded by the coding sequence ATGAAAATTTTAACCTCAGTACTGACAATTGCCTTAATCGCCATTAGTGGATGTGCGGCTGGTAACAATGGAGAGGAAATGATGGATTATGAGCAGCAGCCATTATCCACTACTCCCCCCACCGATTCACTCAATGATATGAACTATGAAACGAATGAGAAGGTGGATAAAGCAAGGAAAGCTCTTCCGTTTCAACAATTTGTACTGGAAATTGATTATGTTGATACACTTTCATATGAAATCCAATACGTGTCGGATGAATCACAAACACGTGCTGTTATTCATGAAATAGGAGAAGAAAAGATCTCAGGAGAAAAGGCGCTCAATCAACTAACACCCCATTTCATGGAACTCAGTTTTGATGAAGATTCATCGGAACAAGAAGTAATAGAAGATGTTTTACAAGTATTTGGACTTGATGAAACATATAAGGAATTTACATTGAGAGTTGTTTATAGCAATGGGATAGAGGCAGAATACGAAGATTAA
- a CDS encoding CvfB family protein encodes MKDVNILGTIQQGKIKKKITEGFIVHIQNEEVVLPDENVTEEIELDESRDMFIYENKKGQASATMEIPEVTKDTYGWSEVVEVVPNMGVFVDIGLTNKDILVSSDHLPLLKSVWPTEGDHLFVSLELDKKGRLLAEPISEQEVMDDLEPAPKELLGQEVTARVYRATKAGSTVLTGEGYRGFIHPSERKEEPRLGETITARIIDVKDDGTINLSLRPLKQEGMKEDAEIIYEYLQENDGVMFLHDKSDPEDIRKTFKISKSAFKRALGQLMKERKIIQENGKTVINHNRT; translated from the coding sequence ATGAAAGATGTCAATATATTGGGAACTATTCAACAAGGGAAAATTAAAAAGAAAATCACAGAGGGTTTCATTGTTCATATCCAAAACGAAGAAGTGGTACTGCCCGACGAAAATGTTACTGAAGAGATTGAATTGGATGAAAGCCGAGACATGTTCATTTATGAAAACAAGAAAGGACAAGCTTCTGCGACCATGGAAATTCCGGAAGTTACAAAAGATACCTATGGTTGGTCGGAAGTGGTAGAAGTCGTTCCGAATATGGGAGTATTTGTGGATATTGGTTTAACAAACAAAGATATCCTTGTTTCCTCCGATCATCTTCCTCTCCTTAAATCTGTTTGGCCGACAGAAGGAGACCATTTGTTTGTCAGTCTGGAACTTGATAAAAAAGGCCGTCTTCTAGCCGAACCCATCTCTGAACAAGAAGTCATGGATGACTTGGAACCTGCACCGAAAGAATTGCTTGGGCAAGAAGTGACCGCTCGCGTATACCGCGCTACGAAAGCAGGCTCTACTGTATTGACTGGCGAAGGATACAGAGGTTTCATCCACCCAAGTGAAAGAAAAGAGGAACCAAGGCTTGGAGAAACAATTACGGCTAGGATCATTGATGTGAAAGACGATGGAACAATCAATTTATCTCTTCGTCCTTTAAAACAAGAGGGAATGAAGGAAGATGCAGAGATCATTTATGAATACTTACAAGAAAATGACGGAGTCATGTTCCTTCATGATAAAAGTGATCCGGAAGATATCCGAAAAACCTTTAAAATCAGTAAATCAGCATTTAAACGAGCCCTCGGCCAATTAATGAAAGAAAGAAAAATCATTCAAGAGAATGGAAAAACAGTGATCAATCATAATCGCACTTAA